From bacterium:
AGCCACTCCTTGAAAAAAGATTCCTGGCGGCCCTGAAAGATCCCCTCCGCGATCTGGTCCCGCACCTCCTCTAACTTCTGAAGCCTGGGCCTCATGCGGTCCTCGACCATGAAGATATGATAGCCATATGCTGATTTGACGACCTTGCTGATGGAACCGACTCTGTATCGGAAAACGATCTCGTCGAACTCCTCGGGCATCTGGCCTTTGGCAAAAACTCCCAGATCCCCGCCATCCTGAGCGTCGGGGCTCAGGGAATGCAAGCGGGCTATTTCCTCAAACTTTTCCCCCCGCACGAGCCGTGTCCTCAGAGCGTTTGCCTCTTCCTCCGTGGCTACAACGATCTGCCTGGCCTTGACCATCAGAGGCAGTTGGAACTGATCCTTGTTGGCGTCGTAGAACTTTTGTATCTCATCATCACTTACGTGGATGACACTGTCGATCTCCTTTTTGATGAGCTTGTCGATGAGCAGCTTTTCCTTCCGATCCTCCTTCCACTCCTCCAGTTTGAGCCCGATCCTCTCCAGAGCCTCGTCCAGGGTGTCCTTGGGATAATCCTCCTTGAGATGGGTTATCTCCAGGTTCAGTTCCTCATCGGAAACGAACAGGCCGCGCAGATCGGCTTCCTGCAGCAGGATCTCTGTCTCGATGAGCTTATTGAGGAATCCCAGTTTCAGTTCGTTTGCGGAATTAGGTGCTTTGGCTGAAGGGACGTGGAAGCGCAAGGTGAAACGGCTGTATCTCTCGTTAAAGAACGCAGCTGTAATGGGCTTTCCATTGACTTCGGCAACGATCTTCACGCCTGGCTTGGGAGGCAGAGGAGTTTCAGCTTTGAAAATGAAATAGGCAGCGCCAATGCATGCCGCCGCCACAGCCGCGATAATAGTAACAAGAATTGTCTTTTTCATTGATTTTATCCTGTCCGGCTTAATAAATATGGCTCATCAGTGAAATGAGTACCTGCAAATGAACTTTGATTTCTCACAACCGATCGCTCACTTCGTTCAGGTTCCACGTTTCAAGTTCCAGGTCCAACTCTTTTCATCGCCCGTTCGTCACTCACTACAAGAGTGTGGCTCTGTGGTGAAAAAAGGCGATTCAATAATAACCGCTGTTTAATCCGGGTAAGCATTAGCCGTATGCACCATACATGGATTTTTATTACATAAAACATTTCGAATCTGTGTGCGAAATGTTTTATTAGCAGAGAGTTACAATGACCGCAAGACATCCATCATATAGGAGATCCTGTCATCAACGCCGGAAAACCCTGAAACATCCATTCGCAGAGTCGAAGGTGGAAGAAACGCGAGGCGCTTATCCGATGTCAGCATGCGGACGAGTGCGTCCGGTGAGACCTTGGCCCCGGGGTGAAATGCCGCCAGCAGGTAGGGCCCGGCAGTGTCAATGCGCTCGATGCTCATGTCCCGGGCGGCAATCTCCACCTCCATACGGGTAAAAAGTCCGGTGACTTCCACCGGGAACCTGCCGAACCGGTCCCTGGTCTCTTCCCTTAGAGCGTCAAGGCTGTCCTGATCGGGTGCGCTGGCAAGACGTTTGTAAAGTGTAAGCCGCTCTCCCACTTCGGGCAGATATTCCTCCGGAAGATAGGCCGGCAAGGGGAGGGTGACGCTTGGCTGGATCTGGGCCTGGGTGACATGATCGCTGGCCTCCCTCACAGCCTGTTCCAGCAATTGGGAGTATAACTCCAGCCCAACAGCGTCGATCCGGCCGGACTGTTCTTCGCCCAACAGGTTCCCGGCACCCCTCATCTCCA
This genomic window contains:
- a CDS encoding peptidyl-prolyl cis-trans isomerase; translation: MKKTILVTIIAAVAAACIGAAYFIFKAETPLPPKPGVKIVAEVNGKPITAAFFNERYSRFTLRFHVPSAKAPNSANELKLGFLNKLIETEILLQEADLRGLFVSDEELNLEITHLKEDYPKDTLDEALERIGLKLEEWKEDRKEKLLIDKLIKKEIDSVIHVSDDEIQKFYDANKDQFQLPLMVKARQIVVATEEEANALRTRLVRGEKFEEIARLHSLSPDAQDGGDLGVFAKGQMPEEFDEIVFRYRVGSISKVVKSAYGYHIFMVEDRMRPRLQKLEEVRDQIAEGIFQGRQESFFKEWLESLKKQARIIIYPENLEDIS